The following coding sequences lie in one Flavobacterium sp. 20NA77.7 genomic window:
- a CDS encoding (Fe-S)-binding protein has product MNFLPNIIFACILAIGVGYFVKNVKKIIRNIKLGTAINRSDNSSARWKNMFLIALGQKKMFSRPIPALLHLIVYIGFIIINLELLEIVIDGLFGTHRIFSGLGSLYGFLIGSFEILAVLVLVAVFVFWIRRNVIKVNRFTNSELKGYASKDANTILYFEVVLMSLFLIMNATDIHFQQAENGNIISQYIHPFFNSFSITAIEIVENIAWWLHIIGILIFLNYLYFSKHLHIILAFPNTFFADLNAKGKLDNLASVTNEVKLMLDPTADPFAAPANPESASAKFGASDVQDLNWVQLLNAYTCTECGRCTSSCPANNTGKKLSPRKIMMDTRDRLEEVGKNIDANKGIFVPDGKSLLNDYITPEELWACTSCNACVEECPVSISPLSIIIDMRRYLVMEQSAAPMELNTVMTNIENNGAPWQYNQQDRLNWANES; this is encoded by the coding sequence ATGAATTTTTTACCCAATATTATTTTTGCTTGTATACTCGCCATAGGAGTGGGGTATTTCGTTAAAAATGTAAAAAAAATTATTAGAAATATAAAATTAGGAACAGCTATTAATCGCTCAGATAATTCTTCTGCGAGATGGAAAAACATGTTCTTAATTGCTTTAGGGCAGAAAAAAATGTTTTCTCGTCCCATTCCAGCACTTTTACATTTAATAGTGTATATTGGGTTTATTATCATCAATTTAGAATTACTAGAAATTGTTATTGATGGTCTTTTTGGAACACACAGAATATTTTCAGGTTTAGGAAGTCTGTATGGTTTTCTAATTGGCTCATTTGAAATTTTAGCCGTATTAGTATTAGTAGCCGTTTTTGTATTTTGGATAAGAAGAAATGTTATTAAAGTTAACCGTTTTACTAATTCAGAATTAAAAGGATATGCCAGTAAAGATGCAAATACTATTTTGTATTTTGAAGTGGTTTTAATGTCCTTGTTCCTAATTATGAATGCAACAGATATTCATTTTCAACAAGCCGAAAATGGAAACATTATTTCGCAATATATTCATCCTTTTTTCAATTCATTCTCCATTACAGCTATCGAAATTGTAGAAAATATAGCATGGTGGTTACATATTATCGGAATTTTAATTTTTTTAAATTACTTATATTTTTCAAAACATTTACACATCATTTTAGCGTTCCCAAATACATTTTTTGCCGATTTAAATGCTAAGGGTAAATTAGATAATTTAGCAAGTGTTACTAATGAAGTGAAATTAATGTTAGACCCTACTGCCGATCCATTTGCTGCACCTGCAAATCCTGAATCAGCTTCAGCTAAATTTGGTGCAAGTGATGTGCAAGATTTAAATTGGGTCCAATTATTAAATGCATATACATGCACAGAATGCGGTCGTTGTACGTCTTCATGCCCTGCAAATAATACGGGTAAAAAATTATCGCCTCGAAAAATCATGATGGATACGCGTGATAGATTAGAAGAAGTTGGAAAAAATATTGACGCAAATAAAGGCATTTTTGTCCCAGACGGAAAATCGCTACTCAATGATTACATTACCCCTGAAGAATTATGGGCATGTACATCGTGTAACGCTTGTGTGGAGGAATGCCCAGTAAGTATAAGTCCACTTTCAATAATAATTGATATGCGACGCTATTTAGTTATGGAACAAAGTGCCGCACCGATGGAATTAAATACGGTCATGACTAATATTGAAAATAATGGTGCGCCTTGGCAATACAATCAACAAGATAGATTGAATTGGGCAAACGAATCCTAA
- a CDS encoding MlaD family protein — translation MKVTRELKVAVLVILSIVLFYWGFSFLKGKNLFDTTTKLYVVYDNVAGLAPSSPVTVNGLIIGKINKIDVLENGKMLVEMAITNEQVQITKSSLAEIQGMGIVGGREIAIIVNFADKNYAVSGDTLKAANKLGLADELAIQMEPLKVKVEKLLDNANQLFEGVNSTLDKSTQANLRLSIASLQQTLDEFSQVAKNANELVTSNKSKLNATFTNFEKTAANLTKISDSLAKANLASTVKNLEKTLTNVNGVLQDVEQGKGSMGKLMKDDALYVNVTKTAKELELLLQDLRLNPTRYINVSFFGKKNKPYIVPNESSTKIKEQTTK, via the coding sequence TTGAAAGTTACAAGAGAGTTAAAAGTTGCCGTATTAGTTATTTTATCAATAGTATTATTCTATTGGGGATTTAGTTTTTTAAAAGGAAAAAATTTATTTGATACTACTACAAAATTGTATGTGGTGTATGATAATGTGGCTGGTTTGGCGCCTTCTTCTCCAGTTACAGTTAACGGATTAATAATTGGAAAAATTAATAAAATTGATGTGCTTGAAAACGGCAAAATGCTTGTTGAAATGGCAATTACTAACGAACAAGTTCAAATTACAAAATCTAGTTTAGCCGAAATTCAAGGAATGGGCATTGTAGGAGGTAGAGAAATTGCCATTATTGTAAATTTTGCCGATAAAAACTATGCGGTTTCAGGAGATACGTTAAAAGCAGCAAATAAATTAGGTTTAGCCGATGAACTAGCCATACAAATGGAGCCGTTGAAAGTAAAAGTTGAAAAATTATTAGATAACGCTAATCAACTTTTTGAAGGTGTAAATTCTACCCTAGATAAATCTACTCAAGCTAATCTTAGATTAAGTATTGCCTCTTTACAACAAACTTTAGATGAGTTTAGTCAAGTAGCTAAAAACGCAAATGAGCTAGTTACATCAAATAAATCAAAGCTAAATGCTACATTTACTAATTTTGAAAAAACAGCCGCTAACCTAACTAAAATTTCAGATTCTTTAGCCAAAGCAAATTTAGCTTCCACAGTTAAAAATTTAGAGAAAACGTTAACAAACGTTAATGGCGTTTTACAAGATGTTGAACAAGGAAAAGGCTCAATGGGTAAACTTATGAAAGACGATGCATTATATGTTAATGTAACTAAAACAGCAAAAGAATTAGAATTATTATTACAAGATTTGAGATTGAACCCAACACGTTATATCAATGTTTCTTTTTTTGGAAAGAAAAATAAACCATACATTGTGCCAAATGAATCAAGCACAAAAATTAAGGAGCAAACAACTAAATAG
- a CDS encoding N-acetylmuramoyl-L-alanine amidase family protein gives MGKKRNVILACVLLSTVFTWAQNKKFKVVLDAGHGGKDYGATYHGNIEKNIALKTVLKIGAILEKEADIEVIYTRNTDVFVELDERANIANKSKGHLFISVHCNANANQTADGNETFVMGITRNAANLEVAKKENAVVTLEKNYKIKYDGFDPNKPESVMGLSIQQEENLEQSIAIASKIQEAFIKYTGNKNRGVKQAGFLVLRKITMPRILVEMGFVSHKTEGAFLNSENGQDKLAEAISTAVLSYKKESFTSETPKKEVEKIEKKEEVKKEEPIKKEVAPAEKTVSHDAVVFSVQIATSTKKLETIPSNFKGLKSITVEKENTLYKYFYGTANEHKAAKELLKEAQAKGYSSAFIVATKNGKKISISEAIK, from the coding sequence ATGGGTAAGAAAAGGAATGTCATACTAGCATGTGTCTTGCTTTCTACAGTTTTTACTTGGGCACAAAACAAAAAGTTTAAAGTTGTTTTAGATGCTGGCCATGGCGGTAAAGACTATGGCGCAACCTACCATGGAAATATTGAAAAAAATATAGCATTAAAGACAGTTTTGAAAATTGGTGCTATATTAGAAAAAGAAGCAGATATTGAAGTTATTTATACTAGAAATACTGATGTTTTCGTAGAACTTGATGAAAGAGCTAACATTGCAAATAAGTCAAAAGGGCATTTGTTTATATCTGTCCACTGTAATGCAAATGCAAATCAAACAGCAGATGGAAATGAAACCTTTGTAATGGGTATCACTCGAAATGCAGCTAATTTAGAGGTTGCAAAGAAAGAAAATGCCGTTGTTACTCTAGAAAAAAACTACAAAATAAAATACGATGGATTTGACCCTAATAAGCCTGAATCAGTTATGGGGTTATCAATTCAACAAGAAGAAAATTTAGAACAAAGCATTGCTATCGCTAGTAAAATTCAAGAAGCCTTTATTAAATATACAGGAAATAAGAATAGAGGGGTAAAGCAAGCTGGTTTTTTAGTGTTAAGAAAGATAACTATGCCTAGAATTTTAGTAGAAATGGGGTTTGTATCTCATAAGACCGAAGGCGCATTTTTAAATTCAGAAAATGGTCAAGATAAATTAGCCGAAGCCATTTCCACTGCTGTACTGAGCTATAAAAAAGAATCATTTACTTCAGAAACACCTAAAAAGGAAGTTGAAAAAATAGAGAAAAAAGAAGAAGTTAAAAAAGAAGAACCAATTAAAAAAGAAGTTGCTCCAGCTGAAAAAACAGTATCTCACGATGCAGTTGTTTTTTCGGTTCAAATTGCTACTAGCACAAAAAAACTAGAAACCATCCCTTCTAATTTTAAAGGTTTAAAGTCTATAACAGTAGAAAAAGAAAATACCTTATATAAATATTTTTATGGCACAGCAAATGAACATAAGGCCGCAAAAGAATTATTAAAAGAAGCTCAAGCGAAAGGATATTCTTCCGCATTTATTGTAGCTACAAAAAATGGTAAAAAAATAAGTATAAGCGAAGCCATCAAATAA
- a CDS encoding N-acetylmuramoyl-L-alanine amidase family protein, with product MKKILIVLILTISSLSFSQEGKFKLVLDAGHGGKDPGANKNGCVEKEIALDVVLQIGELLKNYSDFDVKYTRTTDVFIPLRDRAKIANDFGANLFVSIHCNSSVSPNPSGSMTLVMGLSRSNMNFEIAKTENAVIFQEDDYKKNYKGFDPNNPSTQIGLKILQEETLLQSIEFASEIQNQFKNTLTRKDLGMHQQPLWVLDATVMPGVLIELGFLSNYKESKYLNSKEGRQNFAQVIALAILKYKNQLLGTETPLFEPKVLTPIIIEETKPEIVPIVDTVKTIPLDVQPQVDDQKKYRVQIGYSTTKLDLVPANFKGLLNVTMKQEGNAYKYFYGNASSAEECKKLLAEAKTKGFNTAFMVEDKE from the coding sequence ATGAAGAAAATTTTAATAGTACTTATACTAACCATATCCTCTCTTTCATTTTCGCAAGAAGGAAAATTTAAATTAGTTTTAGATGCAGGACATGGAGGTAAAGATCCTGGCGCAAATAAAAATGGTTGCGTAGAAAAAGAAATTGCTCTAGATGTAGTATTACAAATAGGCGAACTATTAAAAAATTATTCTGATTTTGATGTCAAGTATACGCGAACTACAGATGTCTTTATTCCTTTACGTGATAGAGCAAAAATAGCAAATGATTTTGGTGCTAATTTATTCGTTTCGATACATTGTAATTCTTCTGTTTCTCCAAATCCTTCTGGCTCAATGACATTAGTAATGGGACTTTCGCGTTCTAATATGAATTTTGAAATTGCTAAAACTGAAAATGCCGTAATTTTTCAAGAAGATGATTATAAGAAAAATTATAAAGGTTTTGACCCAAATAATCCGAGTACGCAAATAGGTTTAAAAATTTTACAAGAAGAAACATTATTACAAAGTATTGAATTTGCAAGTGAAATACAAAACCAATTTAAAAACACACTAACACGAAAAGATTTAGGCATGCATCAACAACCTTTATGGGTGTTAGATGCTACCGTTATGCCAGGAGTACTTATTGAGTTAGGATTTTTATCTAATTATAAAGAATCCAAGTATTTAAATTCTAAAGAAGGAAGACAAAATTTTGCTCAAGTTATAGCTTTGGCAATTCTTAAATATAAAAATCAATTATTAGGAACAGAAACTCCATTGTTTGAACCAAAAGTACTTACACCTATTATTATAGAAGAAACCAAGCCTGAAATTGTACCTATTGTCGATACGGTAAAAACTATTCCTTTAGATGTGCAACCTCAAGTTGATGATCAAAAAAAATACAGAGTGCAAATAGGATATAGTACCACAAAATTAGATTTAGTACCTGCTAATTTCAAAGGTTTACTAAACGTAACTATGAAACAAGAAGGCAATGCATATAAATATTTTTACGGGAACGCTTCGAGTGCTGAAGAATGTAAAAAATTACTCGCTGAAGCTAAAACAAAAGGTTTTAACACTGCTTTTATGGTAGAAGATAAAGAATAA
- a CDS encoding putative LPS assembly protein LptD, protein MSTKLIHIVFFIFFLSAGNSEIYSQTKKNTDSVTVDVKSLVKSKDTVKNDSVKNKKVFLEGIVKRKAKDYEKLDQKKKKLTLYNEAELRYQDYEIKSGIIVLDYEKNEIYAGRLKDSTGKYYQYPYFKQGQNIIEPDSIRYNTKTGKAKIWNSKTKQGEMNILAEISKRENDSVIFFKKARFTTSENKEDPEYYFLSYKAKLVPGKKFVSGLTHMFIANVPTPIGVPFAFFPMTDKNTSGVIMPAPGQSNNRGFFLQNGGYYFALSDYYDLALLGDYYTNGSYALRAESMYNKKYKFGGNVQFRYENQITGERGFSDYSKTNLYNIQWSHTQDAKASANSRFSASVNFGSSKYFRQSINIINVGSNLNNTMSSSVSYSKTIPIVPLINFSVSVTHSQNTNTGDVNMTLPTFNASVDRIFPFAKADAIKKGFFQNINFQYNLRGENRVKTKEEFLFKSEMFNDALAGISHTIPLTTNFKIFKYFSVSTNANYSESWVFNTINKYYNSTTNKVETVRINGFDSYRTYNFGASLGTTIYGTYTFKETNKIQAIRHIMRPNISYGYTPSFNQYYDTYLDQNGNQVDFSRFEGSILGAPGNAIANAIGFSLNNSLEAKVLDKENKKGESKKIMLLNQFNFSTNYNFAGDKFKLAPIRFVGGTQLFENKLNVNFGATFDPYAIDENGVKINEYSISNGGALLRMTSSNLTLSYNISSNDFDKTKKDKTEKQNVQNGGRSDDLFGRGTDLSNNNETLFDKKNQGRANQSELYKFKIPWDLRLAYSLTYSNDKKERQITTNSLMVSGNLDLAVRWKLGFSSGYDFARNGLSFTQLRFERDLESWKMNFSIVPVGVYSYWNFFIGVKSSMLSDIKWEKRKIPDARLR, encoded by the coding sequence TTGAGTACAAAGTTAATTCATATCGTTTTTTTTATTTTTTTTCTAAGTGCTGGGAATTCAGAAATTTATTCACAAACTAAAAAGAATACAGACAGTGTTACAGTAGATGTGAAATCGCTTGTAAAATCTAAGGACACGGTTAAAAATGATAGTGTAAAAAATAAAAAAGTCTTCTTAGAAGGTATTGTAAAAAGAAAAGCTAAAGACTATGAAAAACTTGACCAAAAGAAAAAGAAACTTACACTTTATAATGAAGCCGAATTACGTTACCAAGACTACGAAATTAAATCTGGGATTATTGTTTTAGATTATGAAAAGAATGAAATCTATGCAGGAAGACTAAAAGATAGCACGGGGAAGTATTACCAATATCCTTATTTTAAGCAAGGGCAAAATATTATTGAACCCGATTCTATTAGATATAATACCAAAACAGGAAAGGCTAAGATTTGGAATTCTAAAACCAAACAAGGCGAAATGAATATTTTAGCCGAAATATCAAAACGAGAAAATGATTCCGTAATTTTCTTTAAAAAAGCTCGATTTACCACTTCAGAAAACAAAGAAGATCCTGAGTATTATTTTTTATCCTACAAAGCGAAATTAGTGCCTGGAAAGAAATTTGTTTCCGGGTTAACACACATGTTCATTGCCAATGTTCCCACCCCTATAGGTGTGCCTTTTGCCTTTTTTCCAATGACCGACAAAAATACTTCAGGAGTTATAATGCCTGCACCGGGTCAAAGTAACAACAGAGGGTTCTTTTTACAAAATGGTGGATATTATTTTGCTTTAAGTGACTATTATGACCTAGCGCTATTAGGCGATTATTATACAAATGGTAGTTATGCATTAAGAGCAGAATCAATGTATAATAAAAAATATAAATTTGGCGGTAATGTACAATTTAGATACGAAAATCAAATAACAGGAGAAAGAGGATTCTCTGATTATTCCAAAACAAATTTATACAATATTCAATGGTCTCATACACAGGATGCAAAAGCTTCTGCTAATTCTAGATTCTCTGCATCGGTAAACTTTGGAAGTAGTAAATATTTTAGACAATCTATTAATATTATTAATGTAGGTTCTAATTTAAACAATACAATGAGTTCCTCTGTGAGTTATTCAAAAACAATACCTATTGTGCCATTAATTAATTTCTCTGTATCTGTTACGCATAGCCAAAACACAAATACAGGCGATGTAAATATGACTTTACCAACATTTAATGCAAGTGTAGATAGAATTTTTCCTTTTGCAAAAGCAGATGCTATTAAAAAAGGTTTTTTTCAAAATATTAATTTTCAATATAATTTAAGAGGTGAAAATCGAGTAAAAACAAAAGAAGAATTTTTGTTTAAATCGGAAATGTTCAATGATGCATTAGCGGGTATTTCACATACAATCCCATTGACTACAAATTTTAAAATATTTAAATATTTTAGTGTTTCAACAAATGCAAATTACAGCGAAAGTTGGGTTTTTAATACTATAAATAAATATTACAATAGCACAACTAATAAAGTAGAAACTGTTCGTATAAATGGTTTTGATTCTTACAGAACATATAATTTTGGAGCAAGTTTAGGAACCACTATTTATGGAACGTATACATTTAAAGAAACAAACAAAATTCAAGCAATACGACATATTATGCGGCCAAATATCTCGTATGGATATACACCAAGTTTTAACCAATACTATGACACATACTTAGATCAAAATGGAAATCAAGTTGATTTTAGCCGTTTTGAAGGTTCTATTTTAGGAGCGCCTGGAAATGCAATTGCAAATGCAATTGGTTTTTCATTAAATAACTCTTTAGAAGCTAAAGTTCTTGACAAAGAAAATAAAAAAGGAGAATCAAAAAAGATTATGTTATTAAACCAATTTAATTTTTCTACAAATTATAATTTTGCAGGGGATAAATTTAAATTAGCTCCTATTCGATTTGTTGGTGGAACACAATTATTTGAAAACAAATTGAATGTTAATTTTGGAGCTACTTTTGATCCATATGCTATTGATGAAAATGGCGTAAAAATAAATGAATACAGCATTTCAAATGGTGGAGCACTTCTTAGAATGACCAGCTCAAACTTAACGCTTAGTTATAATATATCGAGTAATGATTTTGACAAAACTAAAAAGGACAAAACAGAAAAACAAAATGTTCAAAATGGAGGAAGAAGTGACGATTTATTTGGTAGAGGAACTGATTTAAGCAACAACAACGAAACGTTATTTGATAAAAAAAATCAAGGCAGAGCAAACCAATCTGAATTATACAAATTTAAGATTCCATGGGATTTACGCTTGGCTTATTCCCTAACCTATTCAAACGATAAAAAGGAAAGACAAATTACCACTAATTCCTTAATGGTTTCTGGTAATTTAGATCTTGCAGTAAGATGGAAATTAGGATTTTCTTCTGGATATGACTTTGCTCGAAATGGACTTTCTTTTACCCAACTTAGATTTGAGAGAGATTTAGAAAGCTGGAAAATGAACTTTAGTATTGTTCCTGTAGGTGTCTATTCGTACTGGAATTTCTTCATTGGGGTTAAATCATCTATGCTTAGCGATATTAAATGGGAAAAACGAAAAATTCCTGATGCACGTTTACGATAA
- a CDS encoding Rid family detoxifying hydrolase: MKKIIFTEKAPAPIGPYNQAVLVGNTLYTSGQIAINPATGLLVLDSIEEETKMVMENLKAVLEAADMTFENAIKVSIFISDMSNFAKINAVYGSYFSEATAPARETVEVACLPKNVNVEISMLAIK; this comes from the coding sequence ATGAAAAAAATAATTTTTACAGAAAAAGCTCCTGCACCAATTGGTCCTTATAATCAAGCTGTTCTAGTTGGAAACACCTTGTATACATCAGGGCAAATTGCAATTAATCCTGCGACAGGTTTACTTGTATTAGACTCCATTGAAGAAGAAACTAAAATGGTAATGGAAAATTTAAAGGCTGTTTTAGAAGCAGCTGACATGACGTTTGAAAATGCTATAAAAGTTTCAATATTTATTAGCGACATGTCTAATTTTGCTAAAATAAATGCAGTATATGGCAGTTATTTTTCTGAAGCAACTGCACCTGCTCGTGAAACGGTTGAGGTAGCTTGTTTACCAAAAAATGTAAATGTGGAAATTTCAATGTTGGCTATAAAATAA
- the pdxH gene encoding pyridoxamine 5'-phosphate oxidase: MKDLSNYRKSYEKSELLENTIPGDAIQLFHKWFYEAEEQEKGEVNAMTVSSMGLDGFPKSRVVLLKKFNEEGFIFYTNYNSEKGKAILQHPNVCISFFWPILERQVIIKGIAEKTTAQVSDNYFNSRPEGSKLGAIVSNQSEVIPSREYLDEKLKNLEKEVSGSKIKRPENWGGFLVRPISVEFWQGRANRLHDRIRYELQEGYNWKIERLAP; this comes from the coding sequence ATGAAAGATTTATCAAACTATAGAAAATCATACGAAAAGAGCGAATTATTAGAAAACACCATTCCTGGTGATGCGATTCAATTGTTTCATAAATGGTTTTATGAAGCGGAAGAACAAGAAAAGGGAGAAGTTAACGCTATGACAGTGTCGTCTATGGGTTTGGATGGATTTCCAAAAAGTAGGGTAGTACTGCTTAAAAAATTCAATGAAGAAGGTTTTATATTTTACACTAATTATAATTCAGAGAAAGGAAAAGCTATTTTGCAGCACCCAAATGTTTGTATTTCTTTCTTTTGGCCGATATTAGAACGTCAGGTAATAATTAAAGGAATAGCTGAGAAAACAACAGCACAAGTTTCAGATAATTATTTTAATTCTCGTCCAGAAGGCAGTAAGTTGGGTGCAATTGTTTCGAATCAAAGTGAAGTAATTCCATCAAGAGAATATCTAGATGAAAAATTAAAAAACTTAGAAAAAGAAGTATCAGGATCCAAAATTAAACGACCAGAAAATTGGGGTGGATTTTTAGTAAGACCAATATCTGTTGAATTTTGGCAGGGAAGAGCCAATAGACTTCATGATAGAATTCGATATGAACTTCAGGAAGGGTATAATTGGAAAATAGAGCGTTTAGCGCCTTAG
- a CDS encoding ribonuclease Z: protein MKIKILGCYAATPRTITNPTSQVLEIKNHMFLIDCGEGTQVQLRKHKIKFSRIEHIFISHLHGDHFFGLIGLISTFMLLGREKDLHIYGPKGIKEAILLLLKLGNAYTSYGLYFHELKATASEVVFEDDKVKVSTIPLQHRVYTNGFLFEEKVTERPLNINAILNYDIDKVYYNKIKQGGAITLENGQQIPNDLLTFEPSAPKSYAFCSDTMYSEKIVPLLTNTTVLYHESTFLENEIDLAEKTMHSTAKQAAKIAKLAAVKHLLLGHYSTRYGDIELFKKEAQEIFDNVLLADDGLEFEF, encoded by the coding sequence TTGAAAATAAAAATATTGGGCTGTTATGCCGCTACACCAAGAACTATTACCAATCCTACATCGCAAGTTTTAGAGATTAAAAATCATATGTTCTTAATAGACTGTGGAGAAGGAACACAAGTGCAATTGCGAAAACATAAAATAAAATTTTCACGTATTGAACACATATTTATTTCTCATTTGCATGGTGATCATTTTTTTGGTTTAATTGGCTTAATTTCTACTTTTATGTTATTGGGCAGGGAAAAAGATTTGCATATTTATGGTCCAAAAGGAATTAAAGAAGCTATTTTATTACTGTTAAAATTAGGAAATGCTTATACAAGTTATGGTTTGTATTTTCATGAATTAAAAGCTACAGCATCTGAAGTAGTTTTTGAAGATGATAAAGTTAAAGTTTCAACAATTCCATTACAGCATAGAGTTTATACTAATGGTTTTCTGTTTGAAGAAAAGGTTACGGAACGACCTTTAAACATCAATGCTATTCTTAATTATGATATTGATAAAGTATATTATAACAAAATTAAGCAAGGTGGGGCAATTACTTTGGAAAATGGTCAACAAATTCCTAATGATTTATTAACTTTCGAACCATCTGCACCCAAAAGTTATGCGTTTTGTTCTGACACTATGTATTCAGAGAAAATAGTTCCGTTACTTACGAATACTACTGTTTTATATCATGAATCAACATTTTTAGAGAACGAAATTGACTTGGCTGAAAAAACAATGCATAGTACTGCTAAACAAGCGGCAAAAATTGCTAAATTAGCAGCCGTTAAACATTTACTATTAGGACATTATTCTACTCGCTATGGTGATATTGAGCTATTTAAAAAAGAAGCCCAAGAAATATTTGATAACGTCTTACTTGCAGACGATGGATTGGAATTCGAATTTTAA
- a CDS encoding ribonuclease Z: MKVEQKGHTTIVKDTESSISQFIEKLISQYSTFKKYNLILDITHDKNMSINALKEFTELTKLHKENSKSLIIVASEIDFNKVPAALQVVPSVLEAHDIIEMEEIERDLGF, from the coding sequence ATGAAAGTTGAACAAAAGGGTCATACAACAATAGTAAAAGATACTGAGAGCAGTATAAGTCAGTTTATTGAAAAATTAATTTCTCAATATTCAACGTTCAAAAAGTATAATTTAATACTTGATATAACGCATGATAAAAACATGTCAATCAATGCATTAAAAGAATTTACAGAATTAACAAAATTACACAAAGAAAATAGTAAATCATTGATTATTGTGGCTTCAGAAATTGATTTTAATAAAGTGCCTGCTGCTTTACAAGTAGTACCTTCTGTTTTAGAAGCGCATGATATTATTGAAATGGAAGAAATTGAACGCGATTTAGGATTTTAA
- a CDS encoding aspartate carbamoyltransferase catalytic subunit: protein MKELSVNHLLGIKYLQESDIQLIFETADHFKEVINRPIKKVPSLRDITIANIFFENSTRTKLSFELAQKRLSADVISFSSAQSSVKKGETLIDTVNNILAMKVDMVVMRHSSPGASHFLAKHVNASIVNAGDGAHEHPTQALLDSYTIREQLGDVAGKKVLIVGDILHSRVALSNIFALQMQGAEVRVCGPKTLIPKYIDSLNVKVESNLKKALEWCDVANMLRIQNERLDVSYFPSTREYTQQFGLTNELLNELNKDIVIMHPGPINRGVEITTDVADGKHSVILNQVENGVAIRMAVIYLLASKIKN, encoded by the coding sequence ATGAAAGAATTAAGCGTCAATCATTTATTAGGAATAAAATATTTACAAGAAAGCGATATTCAATTGATTTTTGAAACCGCAGACCATTTTAAAGAAGTCATCAATAGACCCATTAAAAAAGTTCCTTCTTTAAGAGATATTACAATTGCTAATATTTTTTTTGAGAATAGTACCCGAACAAAATTATCATTTGAATTAGCTCAAAAACGTTTATCTGCAGACGTGATAAGTTTTTCATCGGCACAATCATCGGTTAAAAAAGGCGAAACATTAATTGACACTGTAAACAATATTTTAGCAATGAAAGTGGATATGGTAGTTATGCGTCATAGTTCGCCAGGAGCTTCTCATTTTTTAGCTAAACATGTGAACGCAAGTATTGTCAATGCAGGTGATGGCGCACATGAACATCCTACACAAGCATTATTAGATAGTTATACAATTAGAGAACAATTAGGTGATGTAGCAGGTAAAAAAGTACTAATAGTGGGTGATATTTTACACTCAAGAGTAGCGCTATCAAATATTTTTGCACTACAAATGCAAGGCGCAGAAGTACGCGTTTGTGGGCCAAAAACATTAATTCCTAAATATATAGATTCACTGAATGTTAAAGTAGAGTCTAATTTAAAAAAGGCATTGGAATGGTGTGATGTAGCAAATATGTTGCGTATTCAAAATGAACGTTTAGATGTGAGTTATTTTCCATCAACAAGAGAATATACACAACAATTTGGTTTAACAAATGAATTGTTAAACGAGTTGAATAAAGATATTGTTATCATGCATCCGGGGCCGATTAATAGAGGGGTAGAAATTACAACTGACGTAGCGGATGGTAAACATTCTGTAATTTTGAACCAAGTGGAAAATGGTGTAGCTATAAGAATGGCAGTGATTTATTTGCTAGCAAGTAAAATAAAAAATTAG